In Lactuca sativa cultivar Salinas chromosome 5, Lsat_Salinas_v11, whole genome shotgun sequence, the DNA window AAATCATTTCCAATGGCATGCCATGAACAACGTGAAACATACAAATTCAATTCCTTTTTTTACAAAAAGTATGATATTATtgttcatatatattttttttttaaaagatgaAAACTAAAGGAAATACAAAAATCACATACTATTAAATATTAATCTCGAAACATCAACCTCACTAAAAGCAACTCTGCAAACCTAAAAACATCAAACCCCATCAATAAGAAAACACAAGCCAATCTTCCCTTTTTAAAATTAAATGccatatcaaacaaaatactagTAATCTTCTCCCACAAAATACATAACAAGAAGCTTTaaaaaaaacacaacaaaatcctgAATTAGGGTTCACTTTTCACTTCCTGAGTTTCAGGTGAAATCCTTCTCCATATTCCTGCTAATGCACTCCCAAGGATCGAATGACAAACACTAGAAACAGCACATGGCACTGCAGTCAAAGGATTCCCAAAATGTTGTGTAGCAAGAACCACACCAAGCACCGAATTCTAAAACAACACAAAAAAGATTCAGTTTTTATCAATCTTGAACTTAAAAGAACATTCCATTTGACCTTTTCTTTAAAAGTCAAAGTTATAACTTATAACTTATACCTGCATGCCAACCTCAATGGATATAGTTCTTGAAGAAGAGACATCAACTCCAAGAGATCTTGAAAGAATATAACCAAAAAAGAATCCAGAGACATGAAGAAGAAGAGCAGCAAGAACCACTTGTTGACCAGACATACGGATTGCAGAAGAGCTTTGAGCAATTGCATTCCCACAAAGTACAGCTACAGTTGCTACAGCTATTGGTGGCATCAATGGAGACACTAATTTCACTACCCTTTTAAAGTATTGGTTCATAAACGCACCCACCAACACAGGAACCAACACTACCTTTACAAgtacaacaaatatatatatatatatatatatatatatatatatatatatatatatatatatatatatatttattaattcttTATTCATTTTGCTGAATATTTAAAATAGTTTCTTGATTTAAAACAAGTCTGACCTGGAGGGTGGAAATAAGGAGTCCAATTGCATCTACTGCAACATATTGTCCAGCTAAATGGGCAGTCAGGAATGGAGTCATAACCTGACAATATAAAATCTCATTAAGAAAATTAAGCCTCTAAACAAATCAATCTCCAAAGTACTATGTATTAAAAAAGAAACAGAATTTAACACAACAATGTTGTAAATTGTaatggaaaaaaaattgaaagtaggatgtaaatcataaacaaataaataaaagtacattgatatatgTAAGTAAATATCAATGGTTATGTACCTACCACTGCAGAGACAGTGCTTGCAGCTGTCATTAATACAGATAGAGCAACATTTCCCCTGAAAAAAATACCAAAACATGAGTCAGCATCATTAAGTAATTTGGAGATTCAGCTATATATATACGACTGTAATTATATATACAAAGCTACATACCTTGCAATGTAGGTCACAATGTTGCTTGCAGTTCCTAGAATTAAACATGGAAATTTTGGTTATTTGAATCAAGATTAGTGTATGTAGGAGAATCAAGAATGTACATCTGTTAAAGAATAAGTGAAAAAGAAAGAGAGGTAGAAGAGTGTAGTTAGTTAGTTACCCCCAGGGCAGCAGCCAACCAATATCAAGCCTGCAGCATAATATGAGGGCAAATTTAACAGTTTACTGATGAAAAATGCTGATAGAGGCATCACCTGCAACAAGAACACCATTTCAAATTCAGTTTCAGAATCTTGAACTATGTACACTGCTTACATTGTTTGCGAGAACTAACCGAGTACTGTAGAAAGAAACCCGTGAACAGCTCTTTAGGCATGGCTAAAGCCCCTTTAAGGTCATCAAATGTGAGTGTCATCCCCATCCCAAGCATAGTGAAAGTGATACCCATCATCGTCCATTTGGGTTGAACCCAATTGTATGAATTCGGCCTCATAAGACCTAAAAAGCAACCTAATGCCACCCATATCGGAAACAAAGTGGATATTGTCTCTCCTACCACCTCCACCCAACCCCTAAAACTCCTACCACTGCTATGAACAATATCGTCGTTTGCACTCAAACTGTTCGACGAATTGCTGCACAGAATTGGAGGTAGAAAACGTCCAGTACTGCTTCGGCTGCGCGATGTTAGAGTGGTCGGCGGTGAGATTACATTTGCTCTGCAAGGTGAATCGAGTGTTGCAGAGAGCCGAGTGCAGGAGGTGAGAGTGTGTTTGTACTTGAGATTCCTTGGTGAATTGGGTTTGAAAGGGAGCCTCTTTGGACAAAGAACCCCTTCGGATTTGCAGAAAGGAATTCCATGATCAGATGAGAGGAAAGAAGCTTGCATAGTCTCTTCTTTGCCACTGATGGCGaatctttgacttttgagtgtgcAAGTCGGATCTGAGAACAAATCGACGTTTCGCGGGTATATACCGAAATACCGAATAAGCCTTGAAAGTTGAAACACAAAGAAGCGGATTGACGACAAAGGGTACTagtttttttttacgtcaaaaatgaattttatgaaaaaaaaatgctTATTAGCTTATAAGCTTTTAGGAAAAAACtggttttaaaaagtgtttggacGCAAAAAGCTGTTTTTTTAAGAGTAAAATGGTTAAAAAGCTAAAAAGTTATGAttgctttttgaaaattttactttttcctatttaaaaagctgttttaaaaatagttttttagatAGACAAACACTGTTTTAGCTtattagctttttaaaaagctaaaaagctaataaactttttttaaaaGTTATCCCAAACACTCACAAAATGAGAGATAGGTGCTTGGTCTCGGAGTGTGGAAGTCGGATATGTTATATTTTGGTTATATTAACAAAGACAAAATTTTATAATTGGTCTGGTTTGTAAAATATTTCATTTCTGAGGATTTTTAAAGAATACGTCACTTTATTAGTTCATATGGTTATTAGATAACTATTAGATAAATATATTGTATATATTGTTAAATATGTTATGTATATCTGTATTCTATAGATCCTACATTATAGGATCTCATTATTATAATTCATTAGTATATATACAATATCATACACACGTTTTGGTGTGTGGTTTAATTTATCTCAGTATTACATGGTATCAGCCTAAACCATCTGATCCTTCCCTCCTTCTATTTTTCCGCTTCTTTTCTCAAAACCCTAGAAGATGTCGACTTCTCAGGATGGCACCTTTTCAATGAACACTTTGCTTCATATGATTCCCATCAAGTTATGTTCCACCAATTATCTTCTCTGGAAGAATCAGATGCTTCCCTTACTCACTTATCAGAAGCTTTTGCCCCACGTTGATGGCACCTCTGTTCAACCTGCTGCAACAGTCGAAGTTGACAACAAATCAGTTCCCAATCCAGCTTTTACCTCCTGGTTTGATCTTGATCAGAAGGCTGTGATTCTTCTCAATTCGTCATTAACTGAAGAGGCTGCTGCTGAAGTACTTGGGCTCTTCACAGCTCGTTTGATCTGGACCTCATTGGAATCCGCCTATAACAGTTCTTCGGTAGAAAGAATTCATTCCTTACGCGACTCTTTGTGTCAAATGACAAAAGGTACCTCTACTATCTCTGAATATGGTAGAAAGTTTAAGTTTGCTTGTGATAAATTGGCTGCCATAGGCCAACCAGTTGAAGATATGGATAAAATCCATTGGTTCTTATGCGGATTAGGGCCTTCATTTGAAACATTCTCTATTGCCATACGCACCAGTAAACCCTCTCCAACCTTTCGTGATCTTATATCTCAGGCAGAGAGCCATGAGTTGTTTTTACAATCCATCCATGGCACCACTACTCCACCTGCAGCTTTTATTTCTCAATCTCATTCCACCAATAACAGGGGTCGGTCAACAAATTATCCACGTGGTGGCTCTCGTGGATCTGCTGGTGGTGGTAGAGGTCGTGGGGGGCGTCATCCTCCCCATTGCCAGCTTTGTCGCACAAATGGACATTATGCGTCCTCTTGTCCAAGTCTGTCTACATATGCTTCCAACTCTCTTCATCAAGACTCAAACTTGGCACAAGCGTTTCATTCCCAGTGTCATGTCACTCAGGGAAATCCTGATTGGTATGTGGACTCGGGAGCAACTGCACATATGACTTCCTCAACAGATAATGTCACCTCACCTACTCCATATTCTGGTAATTCACATGTTATTTTTGGTAATGGAAACAATCTGCCAGTTTCACATATTGGTGACACCATGGTTCACAAAAATATTACTTTACGAAAGGTCTTGGTTGTTCCTCATTTAACCAAGAATATGTTATCAATTAGTAAACTTACCATGGATAATCCAGTTGATGTTCTTTTTTCTCAACCATTCTTTCATATTCAGGACAGGTCAACCAAACAAGTGATAGCAAGAGGTCGGTGTGAGGATGGATTGTATGTGCTTAAAGATGATCATACAGCCTTGATCGCTTCTTCTGGAGTTTCTAATAAAGCTTCTTTTGAACTATGGCATAATCGTTTAGGACACACCTCTTTTGATGTTATCTCTAATTTACAAAAACTTGGTTTGCtgaatgtgttggattaatgtctaagtccataactataattggtaagacttgacccaacccggcatggtccatttgggttgcatggcatcatgcatttggatagactataatgagagaaataagacacttatggttattaatatattataagttctagtatattaataataagaataataagattatttaattagtattgatcaagaattaatctaggattaattaagtgatcaaaagaagactaattaaatatatggattgattgtgtaaatcatccatacttatatagtgggctaatgctccatggattatttagttgagctaaaacccatatgatgcttcatggatgctccatggtgtatttgtacccatggatcatggaaatgaaaggccatgtcaattagggtctacatggtgtaaccctaactatatatgcatcttattcttgatcaaaatcggccactagagagtgagtaagaagggctagccgatttcatgaagtgtagatttctctcaagttattccaagtgtatttggtgttgtgtaaaccatttgaggtgtcacacttggggcacttggcacttaagcttcatgaagagtttctacatgaaagaggtatgtattctatcttgttatattcattattttgtatgctagattaggataataccttggatgttcataattgcatgtataatagagaaaacatagatccaaggtatttagggttgcatgtacacttaggagtgttagaatgctcaaaacccaacagtggtatcagagcctaggcttgttttcttgttatacttgcaaaaagagctgaaaaatcgagttttgatgctgtctgcccagcagactcgccgagtccaaggcaaaaagcatccaactcgtcgagttggttcgtgcactcgacgagttggacccccagacaacataaattcgacttttttggctggaattggactaggaacattaccctaagatgtttttgaacttataaacttgtttttgatgtggtaatgttcatgctaatccaatttcaaagataattgtcaatagattcatgttttgtattagtttaaggtttagattaattacatgaaaaagtttgatttgaattatcttgttcttatgagttgcttagattaatagaaaagttgagtgaaatagttgtttccaatccaaattaatctaaaagttgattctaaaatgtgtttttgtaacttgtcctcaagttatatgaaaagtcacatttaagtttcataaaactcataatagttggcaaaggttacaaaaacgaagagtctagttctaattaaatggttttatgactccataacttgtcctcaagttatggaggaccaagagtctcttcattaaataataatataaaaaaaagagtgtaaccttaattaattccataagttataaaataaagaaaagttaattattttattagtttaaagtcttccataacttgtcctcaagttatggaacttgaagagtttttggattaaaactactttaaacacataagttatagaattaattagttttgaatagtttcaaaactttctctcaagttttggaatttgaaaagttttcacttatgaataatttaattccaagttagcccttagaattttaaagagttaaaattcaacccttatactttataatattataagttaataatatatatatgtataagagtaaagtccgtcttaccgctagtacgtctcattcacgaagtcggtctataaggtgggtataaggttgttgcctataaaatggcaacttaatgggtgtccactctcacccaccgcttgcttgactggtggagggttgttagccgaacgggtttgacaggactataattctcccttcattaaaagtattaatgataaatactaagtaactaaactcttaataatacccaatcttagttacttaggaaaatgtgaataaggtgctaatccatgaaattacactttgcactttgtttaagtcggttagtggagcgtgtgtggttaaccggcacactaactcgtatttaacaaggtaggcaaagggtaacttaatgtttatcatagtatcgatggagcgtgtgtggttaaccggcacattgattgaggggtaaacacttaagggtaccaagtaatttgcatggttacttcacaccttgttttgtgatcctcggcatcccagtcacaaaacctgaagggcacactcgagattgaaacatgccattgaatagttcaatgaatctcaaagatataggagtttcaaaaccaattaaaacctaataatacatttcttttatcttggtggaaattggtgaatcgtcattcacctaccttcaaatattttatagcttggattacggcatccctcttctaagttataaaatagtttgttgggtcctagccttaatatttcatattgggtgtcatattaaggactttaaaatcaactatcttgaatatctcccaaaagatggttggtttagacatttatgatcttcccaaatctcttgaaacaagctttcctaaatgaagatgatgtcctatggaaatcatacttcttacacctcctccaattattctccataacccacaagttcaaggtcactcaagccctattggcaaggcaaggtctatgtgtgattacatcttggagatgtagtcacatatcgacaagccgggagagttgggtgtcaaagtcttgagaaagttggtggttcaactactttctaagtcacatagtgagttcttttggaacacctatgaaacagactatgacaagacccttaatgatcttatctatttgataagatcaacttcctaaaactttatggacattgacaatgatgacattggatatctagtaaagctctctcttcccaatggaaagggatcggccatagtcaactcggttgaccaaatggtaaagagaaaagctaagtctgtgatagtcccgtgtaccattatcaaagggtccatatgtttatattgccaaagaaaggggcattggttgcgaagctgccaaatttacctaaggatgttaaagtcaataagtttgactctacttcaggtaaagtccaatatctaactctgttaagttctattatgagattcttgatacatgatgtgactgggtcacatggtgatgttttaagaatcaaagaaaagtgaagaaacttaaagaaagaatatgctgaatctgattgcatagatggatttctatcgcgtagtttgaagatcagattcttgagctacttcttaggagttatgagatattgcttaggaatagataacaacaagtttttcatatggattgtaaggataagtttttccgcaaagttttaaaataaaagaaatttttttgattttatttattttaaaatatccttaaaatgacatttgaggaaaaattgttgcttatatgattccattaagagcaagagtggaaatatgaaattgattctttcatttgtggtaatgtctaaatttaccaaataaggaaagattctcatcacccaagtttcaattggattgggacttggaatcatgcaagttgtatagcatgatgaatgagaactttcaagtatcggaaaaattaagactaattactcgttcacatggatgtgtgagtcaagtaaggactaagggatcgagtacacattcttgtgcactgattaagtccactacaaaagattgataagactattcgtcatagtttactaaagctcagtaaatatggttgtacttacaagcttaagtgtaattctaagacattggaaaaagttccaatgtaaggcagagcgaataagaagaatcaaattaggcaaaaggatagaagtttctcaaatctgaaaagatgggagagtactttcgtatcagtttttatgatcatcttaatgatttagagaccttatcacaattcatcctctaagtgctttcttatagctaagaagaggaactatgaattggtgaagtggctaaatcaagaagatgagtcatacttcgttccaatacaagtcttagagtcatactccaagattgtaatttgagtgacatgtcttaaagaaggtttaaaacacttgtcaaatgtaagagtaaaagttttctactcttgtacatttgaaattggtaagttgtgatgttttggataaaacaaagaccaactaaggccaattgtgtgaagtgtttgtcttgattagaatccgcactatctcttggatgtttgacaagggagtcttataggtcaagaggacagtgggagtcttaaaggtcttgaaagtctcaagaactaatcaagaatagaacctgaagctcttcactagcacacgacttgaggtttataacctatcgtgttgacatattctgtgcccattccagttaaagttgactttgcatatgagttcttagagttctcaatttgttgcacaacaacttggaagcaatgacaggcccttgagctgccaggtggcaagaaattaagattgagttcagtccatatgagtttggatttgtcgttatccttgtcttgtgactatggttttgacaattcacatggataagaacacatacaccagcaaatctaagtgtcataaggtttctctccgattcatgaaaatgatggtgaggaaacaatttcactaagtagattttagctagatagcaattgtgatatttgcattctcaaagtcgttagtggagcgtgtgtggtttactggcacactaacctggacttgtgagaagtggcaaaaaggtataactattatgattatggcatcccttttcataattgtttagatacacaagtgtgctagctaagggaaggtgtatgattttgataaagtcttatcaaaacaatctagtatcagaaatctgaactttggtaagaaagtcaatgaagtattgatttctagaagtccaactgatttctgagtacatgtcaaagctagtgggagcataagtgttatgctaataatcatcatgttagtaggagcatgataattatgataagtattgcaagttagtaatgttaattatagaaaacaaaaggtttcaattgggaaaagttgttttgctataattaagggagaggaaattatacttcatctcaaatctataagattagatcgtgaggttttaatcatttagtcaaggatatatatatgaatttcatgttggaatggctcaacataaggaaattctgtatatgagtccattatttgcgttctaaaattctattatgattacggcatcccttttcataatctgaattaggagaacttggcaaattgaaatggaaatgttatagcaaaagattggtttagtctttatgtaagacatcatgaatcgtgtcccatatgcttcggatataggatcgattacatgtgctatattcatccattctaagtttttccaaatgcctggggcattaagaagggaaaagctctagaattggatgtgactaaaaaggattaaacagttgtcgaggacaatctaaggttttccaaagattgggtgctcaaggacagttggaaatatagtgataattctggaaggatcatattgacatagtctgtaaggaggcaactcttgttcagaagtgatagtcaaaatggaatctggaaatgtttcaaagttagaagtttcaatctgtttaagattaggaaacttaatgcaagaaggatgtttccaaggagctgatctcctttgggatactctgtaatgattgttgtcaagtctttctgactttgtgcataatcattacaagaggatcaatgcatataagtttagaatctaacagatttcagtaaatgacatcatttggaattcttgcatttatagtaaggatttgggagtgtgaaaagagaatcattgaagttatgttcaattgatctagttcacaaagtagagatcatagacaaacatagtatacatacttggtgtgtggcatgactagtgtttagaaaacatagtgtacatgcttggagcatgggacaactattgttttaaattcaagaataaagttgatagctgaaacagtatacaatgaataatgtgtaatcatatggtgataaataaaaggtgttttatttatgtacataggttttgataccatattggattcaattattattgtgtttcactttgcatgttttgacttcccgaataaactgggttattcttccggaatgactaagttattcaaaccatccacagtcggtcatatgttggaagtagatatgaattaagactgtcatgggttggcttgtagaggtctaaggtgttggacaaagggctacaacactcatgagtgctcataagttctgagtattggattcaacccgcgctcattggaatcacttcatggattttatcacgagtgatcatgagacgataatatcttatattcttcaaacctagagatatgagttgttactatgagttgatagtacattgattacacgaaaacgcatttggtaactcggtgatataaaatgtgtctttgtgtatgatttaacaagtagtagaacaagccatatgagtcgaactttatccattccttttacctttgggataaaagcgatatctgtgggcccctcgatgatttgatgatgacaagtggaagtgctcggccgggccaggactgatttgatttgttcaattagtcactcgtcataaatcggaaatcaggaaacaacaaatggacagagagaatgattataatccatgtctcagtccatatgatatctagaatggaggaatatatgatcccttatctaatggacaagtcattgacaaaggtcagagttcatagacaaggtcagagttcaacagaagcttttgagagctacgattgccagtcggttcctgaagtcatacgcaataatagttttagacttatccaagtgggagactattggattaatgtctaagtccataactataattggtaagacttgacccgacccggcatggtccatttgggttgcatggcatcatgcatttggatagactataatgagagaaataagacacttatggttattaatatattataagttctagtatattaataataagaataataagattatttaattagtattgatcaagaattaatctaggattaattaagtgatcaaaagaagactaattaaatatatggattgattgtgtaaatcatccatacttatatagtaggataatgctccatggattatctagttgggctaaaacccatatgatgcttcatggatgctccatggtgtatttgtacccatggatcatggaaatgaaaggccatgtcaattagggtctacatggtgtaaccctaactatatatgcatcttattcttgatcaaaatcggccactagagagtgaGTAAGAAAggttagccgatttcatgaagtgtagatttctctcaagttattccattttgaggtgtcacacttggggtacttggcactcaagcttcatgaagactttctacatgaaagaggtatgtattctatcttgttatattcattattttgtatgctagattaggataataccttgaatgttcataattgcatgtataatagagaaaacatagatccaaggtatttagggttgcatgtacacttaggagtgttagaatgctcaaaacccaacagaatgtTACTTCTATTTTGCCTAAACCAGTTTTTCGTGAACCTTATCATCTTTCTAAGGGACAAaaattaccttttcatttaaatCCTAAACGATCATTAAATCCGTTAGATTTGATACACTGTGATTTATGGGGACCAGCTCCGGTTGCATCAAATGGTTATTTATATTatgttgtgtttattgatgatcaATCACGTTTCACATGGTTTTATCCTGTGCAAAATAAGAAAGGGTTTTATGCTATTTTAAAGAATTGTATAAAGCTTGTTCAAACACAACTATCACGGAAAATTCAGGTTTTTCAAAGTGATGGGGGCGGTGAATTTG includes these proteins:
- the LOC111904473 gene encoding probable sodium/metabolite cotransporter BASS1, chloroplastic — encoded protein: MQASFLSSDHGIPFCKSEGVLCPKRLPFKPNSPRNLKYKHTLTSCTRLSATLDSPCRANVISPPTTLTSRSRSSTGRFLPPILCSNSSNSLSANDDIVHSSGRSFRGWVEVVGETISTLFPIWVALGCFLGLMRPNSYNWVQPKWTMMGITFTMLGMGMTLTFDDLKGALAMPKELFTGFFLQYSVMPLSAFFISKLLNLPSYYAAGLILVGCCPGGTASNIVTYIARGNVALSVLMTAASTVSAVVMTPFLTAHLAGQYVAVDAIGLLISTLQVVLVPVLVGAFMNQYFKRVVKLVSPLMPPIAVATVAVLCGNAIAQSSSAIRMSGQQVVLAALLLHVSGFFFGYILSRSLGVDVSSSRTISIEVGMQNSVLGVVLATQHFGNPLTAVPCAVSSVCHSILGSALAGIWRRISPETQEVKSEP